The Acidimicrobiales bacterium genome segment CCAGGGCGAGGTCCCGATGTACCGGGACCTCCGGCCCGGCGACACGGGCGCCGACGTGCGGCAGCTGGAGGAGGCGCTCGTCCGGCTCGGTTTCCCACCGGGCAGGGTCGACGGCACCTACGACGTGTCGACGGAGGCGGCGGTCGACGCGTGGTACGACGCGGCCGGCTACGCCGCCCAAGGGCCGACGGACGAGCAGCGCGACGCGCTCCGGGCGGCCCGGGCGGCCCTGAGCTCGGCCGAGGACCGCTCCTTGCAGGCAGAGGAGAGCCTGGAGAAGGCGTCGCAGGGCGTGACGCCCAAGGACGTGGCCATGGCGGAGGCCGAGGTCAGGGCCGCCCAGCGGGAGCGGGCCCGGGCGGGCGACGAGCTCGATGCGGCCAGAGCCGACGCGGCATCGGCGGCGGCGGCGGCCGTCGCGGCCACGGCCGAGGAGGACGCCACCCGGCGGCGCGCCGAGGAGCAGGTGGCCGCGGCCCAGGCGGCGGTGGCCGATGCCGAGCGAGTGGTCGAGGCCGCCGCCGACGGCCCCGACAAGGATGCCGCCGAGTCGGCCCTTCAGCAGGCCCGGCGCGCCCTCGACGAGGCCCGGCGGTCCGGGGAGGGGGCCCTGGCCAACGCCGCCGCCTCGACGCGCCAGGCGGAGGAGATTGCTCTGAAGGCGACCCGAGACGTGCCCGACGCGGCCCGGATGGTCGAAGCGGCCGACGACAAGCTCACCCTCGCCCGTGTCTCCCTCGAGACCCTGCGGACGCCGCCCGACACGACGACCGCCCGCGCCATGGCGGCCAAGGCCGAGCGCGACCTGGCCGACGCACGCCGACAGCTGAGCGAGCTCGACGGCGAGGTCGGCGTCGTGGTCCCCGCCGACGAGGTGCTGTTCTTCCCGGCCCTCCCTCTCCGCGTCGACGAGCCCAAGGTGGTGCGCGGCGACGACGGGACGAAGGAGGTCATGGTGGCCAGCACGTCCCGCCTTGCCATCGACGCGTCGGTGTCGATCCCCGACGCCGCCCTCGTCAAGGTGGGCGACAGGGCCGCGGTCCGGTCGACCGAGCTCGGCATCGAGGTCACCGGCATCGTGAGCGAGCTGGCGTCCAAGCCGGGCACCGACGGGGTGGACGCGCAGAAGGTGTACATGGAGGTGGTCCCCGAGGAGCCGCCCGCCGAGCTGACCGGGTCGTCGGTGCGGCTCAGCATCGCCGTGCGGTCGACCGGGGGGGACGTGCTGGCCGTGCCCGTGGCTGCACTGTCGGTCGACTCGGACGGCGCGTCGAGGGTGCAGGTCGCGGAGGCGGGAGGGCGCACCCGGACGGTCGCCGTCGAGCCCGGTCTGTCGGCTCAGGGCTTCGTCGAGGTCACGCCGACCGGCGGGAAGCTCGCGGTCGGCGACCGTGTGGTGGTGGGCACGTCGAGCTCGGGTCGTTCCGGGAGCGGGTCGAGTGCAGCGCCCTCGACCGGCGACGGGGCCCGCACCTCGGCGCCGCCGGCGGGAGCGGTCGGGCGTGGCTGAGCACGCAGTGGCCGGGCTCCCGCCCGTGGCCGAGCTCCGGGACGTGTGGCGGACCTTCCCCAGCGAGCCCCCGGTGCACGCGCTGCAGGGAGTCGATCTGGTCGTGCGGCGCGGCGACTACGTGGCGGTGGTCGGTCCCTCGGGCTCCGGCAAGTCCACCCTGCTCAACATCCTCGGCTGCCTCGACCGGCCCACGGCCGGCAGCTACCTGCTCGACGGCATCGATGCGGCGACGCTGAGCGACGGTGCCCGGGCCGCCCTGCGGGGCCGGCGGATCGGGTTCGTGTTCCAGTCGTTCCACCTCCTCGCCCACCGCACGGTGGCCGAGAACGTGATGCTGGCCGAGCTGTACGCCCGCTCGGACCGCGGCGGCCGCCGGGCGCGGGCCGAGGCCGCGCTGCGCCGGGTGGGCCTGTCGCACCGGGTCGACTTCCTGCCGTCCCGGTTGTCCGGCGGCGAGCGCCAGCGGGTCGCCATCGCCCGTGCCCTGGTCGGTGGACCCAGCCTGCTGCTGTGCGACGAACCCACCGGCAACCTCGACACCCGCAACACCTCGGCCATCCTCGAGCTGTTCGACGAGCTGCGGGCGGACGGGCTCACGCTGGTCGTCATCACCCACGACGAGCAGGTGAGCGGCCGGGCGGCCAGGACCGTCCACATCGTCGACGGCCGCCTGTCGGAGGTCGACCCGGCGGCCGCAGGGAGGGCGGTCCGATGACGCGGTCTCCCGCCCCCGGCGACCAGGCGGACCGGTCGGCACAGGAGCGTCGCGACGGAACCGATCCGCCGGCCGGTCCGGTCCCTTCGGGCGGCGGGCTCCGGTCGGGCCCAAGACGGTTCGGCCGCCCGAGGCGGTCGGGGGTGGTGGTCAGCGGGCTGGCCGCTCCTCGTATGGCGGTCCGCGACCTGGGCGCCGAGGCGCTGGCCGGTCTGCTGGCCCGTCCCGGCCGCGCCCTGCTGACGGCGCTGGGCACGGTGCTCGGCATCGCCGCCCTGGTGGCGACGCTGGGCGTGTCCCGCACCGCCGGGAGCCAGATCGTGGGCCGCTTCGACGAGCTGGCCGCGACCCAGGTCGTGGTGAAGCCGGCCGGTGCCGACCAGCCCGGCGCAGGCAACTCCGGCATCACGTCGGTGATCCCCT includes the following:
- a CDS encoding ABC transporter ATP-binding protein, whose translation is MAEHAVAGLPPVAELRDVWRTFPSEPPVHALQGVDLVVRRGDYVAVVGPSGSGKSTLLNILGCLDRPTAGSYLLDGIDAATLSDGARAALRGRRIGFVFQSFHLLAHRTVAENVMLAELYARSDRGGRRARAEAALRRVGLSHRVDFLPSRLSGGERQRVAIARALVGGPSLLLCDEPTGNLDTRNTSAILELFDELRADGLTLVVITHDEQVSGRAARTVHIVDGRLSEVDPAAAGRAVR
- a CDS encoding peptidoglycan-binding domain-containing protein; the encoded protein is QGEVPMYRDLRPGDTGADVRQLEEALVRLGFPPGRVDGTYDVSTEAAVDAWYDAAGYAAQGPTDEQRDALRAARAALSSAEDRSLQAEESLEKASQGVTPKDVAMAEAEVRAAQRERARAGDELDAARADAASAAAAAVAATAEEDATRRRAEEQVAAAQAAVADAERVVEAAADGPDKDAAESALQQARRALDEARRSGEGALANAAASTRQAEEIALKATRDVPDAARMVEAADDKLTLARVSLETLRTPPDTTTARAMAAKAERDLADARRQLSELDGEVGVVVPADEVLFFPALPLRVDEPKVVRGDDGTKEVMVASTSRLAIDASVSIPDAALVKVGDRAAVRSTELGIEVTGIVSELASKPGTDGVDAQKVYMEVVPEEPPAELTGSSVRLSIAVRSTGGDVLAVPVAALSVDSDGASRVQVAEAGGRTRTVAVEPGLSAQGFVEVTPTGGKLAVGDRVVVGTSSSGRSGSGSSAAPSTGDGARTSAPPAGAVGRG